Proteins encoded in a region of the Neodiprion virginianus isolate iyNeoVirg1 chromosome 2, iyNeoVirg1.1, whole genome shotgun sequence genome:
- the LOC124297119 gene encoding ATP-dependent DNA helicase Q1-like encodes MPDDKPVINVDDYQVTEEEEIAAIDYELRQIDVELQKLNDRRKVLVKRKEKLRDDALLKKSISLSNRNWDRENFPWYAKLMEKLNNVFKIKNLRKLQLPTMNAIMSKEDVMLIMPTGGGKSLCYQLPAVISNGITVVVSPLVSLMEDQLHGLRKVNVKAMMLSSTASKEDVKEIMNSMTDAKSALRLIYITPEYMAKSKRFMAKLQKAYTMNRFDRIAIDEVHCCSQWGHDFRPDYKFLGVLKSMFPDVPILGLTATAPAKIIVDVQKMLDIEGCLVLRASFNRPNLYYEVRCKPALKEECMSMLEDLLKNRFSNKTGIIYTTTIKDAEELTSDLRSRGLRVGCYHAMLEASFRTKVHAKWLSGEYQAVIATIAFGLGIDKPDVRFVIHHCISKSMENFYQESGRAGRDGQKAECIVLYRLADVFKLSGMVFKDRVGLENLYRVIAFCLDQNTCRRSLIATHFEEVWTASDCAKMCDNCRLPREKKEIDIGSCCRALYEIMTKAVQSDTRLTALKLIDSWFGKGAVSLRVPSVSIPKHSREVAENIVAHLLIEGYLQEDFHFTAYSTISYLKRGPKSGAALNKSHQIMFRVKGNLIKSTCDSLVEKYQESTDSRKQSQTASPSKPESNSKYKTCEDADASSKRQKNGGKLYDSNSKPVEKKSDTKDKHKSSKNKHNSKDPERSESNKIGLDDKRSSRNTKKNNHTEHKSSNTENKHSVSEKTRSDNIQDVTMASERVSEKRKVYVIDSSDEEDCSKKQKTS; translated from the exons ATGCCGGATGATAAGCCGGTTATTAACGTCGATGATTACCAAG TTACAGAGGAAGAAGAGATTGCGGCGATCGATTACGAGCTGCGGCAGATAGACGTTGAATTACAAAAACTGAACGATCGGCGGAAGGTCCTGGTCAAACGTAAGGAGAAACTAAGGGATGACGCCCTGCTAAAAAAGAGCATATCTTTGTCGAACAGAAACTGGGACAGAGAGAATTTCCCATGGTACGCGAAGCTGATGGAGAAACTGAACAATGTTTTCAAGATAAAAAATCTGAGGAAGCTACAATTGCCGACCATGAACGCAATCATGTCCAAGGAAGACGTTATGCTCATCATGCCAACTGGCGGTGGTAAAAGTCTCTGCTACCAGTTGCCAGCTGTAATATCAAACGGGATAACAGTGGTCGTTTCTCCATTGGTATCGCTGATGGAGGACCAGCTCCACGGCCTGCGTAAAGTCAATGTCAAGGCGATGATGCTGAGTTCAACCGCTAGCAAAGAGGACGTCAAGGAAATCATGAACTCTATGACCGATGCAAAATCAGCCCTGCGTTTGATATACATTACCCCAGAATATATGGCAAAGTCCAAGAGGTTTATGGCCAAGCTGCAGAAAGCGTACACGATGAATCGTTTTGATAGAATAGCGATTGACGAAGTACACTGCTGCAGTCAATGGGGCCACGACTTCAGACCAGATTATAAATTCCTCGGCGTTTTAAAATCCATGTTCCCTGATGTACCGATATTGGGACTGACCGCCACAGCCCCGGCTAAAATCATTGTTGACGTACAAAAGATGCTGGACATAGAGGGCTGTCTCGTACTCAGAGCCTCGTTCAATAGACCTAATCTTTATTACGAAGTGCGATGCAAGCCTGCACTCAAAGAAGAGTGTATGTCGATGCTGGAGGATCTGCtcaaaaatagattttcaaaCAAGACTGGGATCATTTACACGACGACCATTAAAGATGCCGAAGAATTGACCTCGGATTTAAGATCGCGAGGTTTGAGGGTCGGCTGCTATCACGCAATGCTTGAGGCAAGCTTTCGAACAAAGGTGCACGCTAAATGGCTGTCCGGCGAATATCAAGCAGTTATAGCAACGATAGCATTTGGTCTAGGCATCGATAAACCAGACGTAAGATTTGTCATTCACCACTGCATATCAAAGtcaatggaaaatttttatcaggaAAGCGGAAGAGCCGGACGGGATGGTCAGAAGGCTGAATGCATTGTGCTGTACAGATTGGCAGACGTGTTTAAGCTGAGTGGAATGGTTTTCAAAGATAGAGTTGGACTGGAAAATTTATACAGAGTAATCGCTTTCTGCCTTGATCAAAATACATGCCGTAGAAGTCTGATAGCAACACATTTTGAGGAGGTTTGGACAGCTAGTGACTGTGCTAAAATGTGCGACAACTGTCGGCTAcccagagaaaaaaaagaaattgatatcGGTTCCTGCTGCAGGGCCTTGTACGAAATTATGACTAAAGCCGTTCAGAGCGACACTCGACTGACTGCACTAAAGTTGATTGACTCTTGGTTTGGCAAGGGTGCTGTTAGTTTGAGAGTACCGTCGGTATCTATTCCAAAACATTCCAGGGAAGTCGCGGAAAATATCGTCGCTCATTTACTTATAGAAGGCTATTTACAGGAggattttcatttcaccgCATACTCTACGATATCATACTTGAAACGGGGTCCCAAATCTGGTGCTGCTTTGAATAAAAGTCATCAAATAATGTTTAGAGTGAAGGGAAATTTGATCAAATCTACCTGCGATAGTTTGGTGGAAAAATATCAGGAATCCACCGATTCTAGGAAACAAAGTCAAACTGCATCGCCATCAAAACCAGAGAGTAACAGTAAATATAAGACGTGCGAGGACGCGGACGCTTCTTCAAAACGGCAAAAGAACGGCGGTAAACTATATGATTCCAATTCAAAAccagttgagaaaaaaagtgaCACAAAGGACAAACACAAGTCGAGTAAAAATAAGCACAACTCTAAAGATCCTGAGCGCTCAGAATCTAATAAAATCGGTTTGGACGATAAAAGAAGTAGCCGTAATACTAAGAAAAATAACCATACCGAACATAAAAGTAGTAATACAGAGAATAAACATTCAGTTTCAGAGAAAACTAGGTCAGATAACATACAGGATGTAACTATGGCGAGTGAACGAGTAAGCGAGAAAAGGAAAGTTTACGTTATCGACTCGAGCGATGAGGAAGATTgcagtaaaaaacaaaagactagctga